A region from the Bacillota bacterium genome encodes:
- a CDS encoding ABC transporter substrate-binding protein, whose product MKRLCVLLCFAALFLFALGGCAGEEAKPEQVLKVAIGTDINTWDIVQFPDGDARFVWSQIYETLVRLDQDLNLVPGLAESWESQDNGKVWIFHLRKGVKFHDGTPFNADAVKYSYGDRGYVTQVKTLQLENIEALDDYTVKFTCVKPIPLPTYLTHVAWPIVSPTSIDSEGKFTKPIGTGPFKFSKHTKGQEVVLERNDDYWGGKQKLEKVIFKIIPDASTRMMALTSGDVDMSIKVPESEVKKLEQDPKITVHKKMTTFTDFMQFNCARPPFDDVNVRKAVAYSIDTEGIVKNILNNIGVAAKGRPYSPVMMYSSKDLPLYSQDLDKAKSILADAGWKDKDGDGILEKDGKQLKIDLVLSPSWSARQQKIAEACQAQLTKAGFAVNVKQMEGAAMEQLEKEGNFDILMRTGFFVWGPYPHHVKIHHSKNYKSHYNNPAYDQLVDKGESEINEEEKQKIYTDIQKMILEELPAFYLVHEQKIVATRSNVKGYKITAEDPWLELKGIELVK is encoded by the coding sequence ATGAAAAGACTCTGTGTTTTGCTCTGTTTTGCTGCGCTTTTTCTTTTTGCTCTAGGGGGATGTGCTGGAGAAGAGGCCAAACCGGAACAGGTTCTTAAAGTAGCGATCGGTACGGATATCAATACTTGGGATATCGTGCAGTTCCCTGATGGAGATGCCAGGTTTGTTTGGTCACAGATCTATGAAACCCTTGTCCGTTTGGACCAAGATCTTAATTTGGTACCTGGTCTGGCCGAGTCCTGGGAATCCCAGGATAATGGAAAGGTATGGATATTTCACCTGAGGAAAGGGGTTAAATTTCATGATGGCACCCCATTTAACGCAGATGCAGTTAAATATTCCTATGGCGACCGTGGATATGTTACCCAGGTGAAAACACTGCAGTTGGAGAACATCGAAGCCCTTGATGATTACACAGTGAAGTTCACCTGTGTGAAACCCATACCCCTGCCCACCTACCTGACACATGTGGCCTGGCCCATTGTCAGCCCTACCAGTATTGATTCTGAAGGGAAGTTTACCAAGCCCATCGGTACCGGCCCTTTTAAATTCTCCAAGCATACCAAGGGGCAGGAGGTTGTCCTGGAGAGAAATGATGACTATTGGGGAGGAAAGCAAAAACTGGAAAAAGTAATCTTTAAGATTATTCCGGATGCATCTACCAGGATGATGGCCCTCACCTCCGGAGATGTTGATATGAGCATTAAGGTGCCCGAATCGGAAGTAAAAAAGCTGGAGCAGGACCCGAAGATCACAGTACACAAGAAGATGACCACCTTCACGGATTTTATGCAGTTTAACTGCGCCCGTCCTCCCTTTGATGATGTCAATGTAAGAAAAGCTGTGGCTTACTCCATCGACACAGAGGGGATCGTTAAAAACATCCTCAACAACATCGGTGTTGCAGCCAAAGGACGCCCCTACTCACCTGTGATGATGTACAGCAGTAAGGATCTACCCCTTTACAGCCAGGATTTGGACAAAGCCAAGAGCATTTTAGCTGATGCCGGATGGAAAGACAAAGATGGTGACGGGATTTTGGAAAAGGACGGAAAACAGCTGAAAATAGACCTTGTTCTTTCCCCATCATGGAGCGCCAGGCAGCAGAAAATAGCAGAGGCATGCCAGGCCCAGCTGACCAAAGCCGGTTTTGCGGTTAATGTCAAACAAATGGAAGGCGCAGCTATGGAGCAGCTGGAAAAGGAAGGCAACTTTGACATTCTGATGCGAACCGGGTTCTTTGTTTGGGGGCCTTATCCCCACCACGTTAAGATTCACCATTCCAAAAACTACAAGAGCCATTACAACAATCCTGCTTATGACCAGCTTGTAGACAAAGGGGAAAGCGAAATCAATGAAGAGGAAAAGCAGAAGATTTATACTGATATCCAGAAGATGATTCTGGAAGAACTCCCTGCATTCTATCTTGTCCATGAACAGAAGATAGTAGCCACAAGAAGTAATGTGAAAGGATATAAGATCACTGCAGAGGACCCGTGGCTGGAACTGAAGGGGATAGAGCTTGTTAAATAG
- a CDS encoding methyltransferase domain-containing protein produces the protein MEGGRNNLSEKHRRYFNEKAAIWDQLVEDKTLQRLDLIIKGLEIQPGSVVLDVGTGTGILIPILKEVIGSSGSIVALDLAEEMLKRAREKHGDEQIRYVVGDIVHTPFDENSFDEVICNSCFPHIQDKGAAVREMMRILKPGGRITVCHTASREELNSMHKSFGGVVGEDMLPDDDEMQSLFQQAGFTGIEITDGSKGYILTAGKP, from the coding sequence ATGGAGGGAGGAAGAAATAACTTGTCTGAAAAACACCGCAGATACTTTAATGAAAAAGCCGCTATTTGGGATCAATTGGTCGAGGATAAAACCCTGCAACGCCTTGACCTGATTATTAAAGGATTAGAAATCCAACCCGGAAGTGTTGTCCTGGATGTTGGTACAGGAACTGGTATTCTGATTCCCATCCTCAAAGAGGTTATTGGATCCTCCGGTAGTATTGTTGCCCTGGATTTAGCAGAGGAGATGCTCAAAAGAGCAAGAGAAAAACACGGAGATGAACAGATCCGCTATGTGGTGGGAGACATTGTCCATACCCCTTTTGATGAGAACTCCTTTGATGAGGTTATCTGCAACTCATGTTTTCCCCACATTCAAGACAAAGGAGCAGCAGTAAGGGAGATGATGCGCATCTTGAAACCGGGAGGAAGGATTACTGTTTGTCATACCGCGAGCAGAGAGGAACTGAATTCTATGCATAAGTCATTCGGCGGTGTGGTGGGAGAAGATATGCTGCCTGATGATGATGAGATGCAGTCCTTGTTTCAGCAGGCGGGATTTACCGGTATTGAGATCACTGATGGCTCCAAGGGGTACATTCTCACCGCTGGCAAGCCTTGA
- a CDS encoding flagellar motor protein encodes MDITTLAGLVIGFAALIVAFILEGGTMGSLFSHTAGLIVIGGTIGATVLSFSLEELKTIPSLLKTTFQERRYNYVSLIQEIVRLADQARREGLLSLEQSLQEIEDPFLKLGLQLVIDGTEGTLLRDLLEMEVYCMEERHQNGIAIFEAAGGYAPTMGIIGTVMGLVHVLGNMESPEELGPAIAVAFIATLYGVSTANLIWLPIAAKLKNKSKKERIYRELALEGVLALHAGENPAFIREKLRVFLDQKSRALEAQGREE; translated from the coding sequence ATGGACATTACAACCCTTGCGGGACTCGTAATCGGCTTTGCAGCCTTAATCGTCGCCTTTATCCTTGAAGGAGGAACCATGGGCTCCTTGTTCTCCCACACGGCAGGGCTGATTGTGATCGGGGGAACGATAGGGGCGACGGTTCTTTCTTTTTCTCTGGAAGAATTAAAAACAATCCCCTCTCTCCTAAAAACAACTTTTCAGGAGCGCCGGTATAATTACGTGTCTTTGATTCAGGAAATCGTGCGCCTGGCCGATCAGGCCCGGCGGGAGGGGCTCCTCAGCCTTGAGCAGAGCCTTCAGGAAATCGAGGACCCCTTTCTCAAACTGGGACTCCAGCTGGTCATCGACGGCACCGAAGGAACGCTCCTGCGCGATCTCCTCGAAATGGAAGTTTACTGCATGGAAGAGCGGCACCAAAACGGGATCGCCATTTTCGAAGCTGCCGGGGGCTACGCTCCAACGATGGGAATTATTGGGACCGTGATGGGACTTGTTCACGTATTGGGTAATATGGAAAGCCCCGAAGAGCTGGGTCCTGCCATTGCGGTGGCCTTTATCGCCACCCTCTACGGGGTCAGCACCGCAAACCTGATCTGGCTCCCGATTGCGGCGAAGCTGAAAAATAAAAGCAAAAAAGAAAGGATCTACCGGGAACTGGCACTCGAAGGAGTTCTCGCCCTTCATGCAGGGGAGAACCCGGCTTTTATCCGGGAGAAACTGCGGGTTTTTCTTGATCAGAAAAGCCGTGCTTTAGAGGCTCAAGGGAGGGAAGAATAA
- a CDS encoding flagellar motor protein MotB: protein MRRRGRASGGESGPGMERWLLTYADMITLLMIFFILMYVMSNINMQKFRALATALNVALKGEPTGIFQEAGPSFVPGEGREASQMADVQRELEAYLEKQNLTRLVTIREEERGLVVSFQETVLFPRGSATLTPEARRIIAQVGAILKGLPNYIRVEGHTDNLPINTPQFPSNWELSSARATNVVRELIAASRIPPARLSATGYGEYRPRYPNDSEANRQLNRRVDILVLRATYGEVEPSSRKPIP from the coding sequence ATGCGGCGCCGCGGTCGGGCAAGCGGCGGTGAAAGCGGGCCGGGCATGGAGCGCTGGCTTTTAACCTACGCCGACATGATCACCCTGCTCATGATCTTTTTTATCCTCATGTACGTGATGAGCAACATCAACATGCAGAAATTCCGCGCCCTCGCCACCGCTTTAAACGTTGCTCTTAAGGGGGAGCCAACCGGGATTTTTCAGGAGGCAGGGCCTTCCTTCGTACCGGGCGAAGGAAGAGAGGCAAGCCAGATGGCTGATGTTCAAAGAGAACTGGAGGCTTATCTTGAAAAACAAAACCTCACCCGCCTGGTAACGATCCGTGAAGAGGAACGGGGACTTGTGGTAAGCTTCCAGGAAACCGTGCTTTTCCCCCGGGGCTCTGCTACCTTAACTCCGGAGGCCCGCCGCATTATTGCCCAGGTGGGAGCAATCTTGAAGGGTTTGCCCAACTACATCAGGGTAGAGGGGCATACCGACAACCTTCCGATCAATACCCCTCAGTTTCCCTCCAACTGGGAGCTTTCCTCGGCGCGGGCCACCAATGTGGTGCGGGAGTTAATCGCCGCCAGCCGGATTCCGCCGGCCCGTCTTTCGGCCACCGGATATGGAGAATACCGGCCGCGCTACCCCAACGATTCCGAGGCCAACCGCCAGTTGAACCGCAGGGTAGATATTCTTGTTCTCCGGGCGACGTACGGAGAAGTGGAGCCATCTTCCCGGAAACCTATTCCTTAA
- a CDS encoding ABC transporter ATP-binding protein, translating into MGDLPELSVSPKLSVQNISKVFSFPREQITALSDLSLDVGEGEFVTILGPSGCGKSTLLKIIAGLTFPTTGAVFLNSKQVTGPGRDRGMVFQSYTLFPWLTVRQNIEFGLKLQGFPNGEREAVVTRYLHLIGLTGFEDAYPKSLSGGMKQRVAIARALATDPEVLLMDEPFGALDAQTRALMQELLVQIWEETKKTIIFVTHDVEEGIFLGDTLYVMTARPGRFKAKISIPLQRPRRYEVRSSRHFLDLKQEVLALIREESLRALEMRELKE; encoded by the coding sequence TTGGGGGACCTGCCTGAACTTTCAGTTTCACCTAAGCTTTCAGTGCAAAATATAAGCAAAGTCTTCAGTTTCCCCCGGGAGCAGATTACTGCCCTGTCTGACCTTTCGCTGGATGTCGGCGAAGGTGAATTCGTGACGATTTTAGGTCCCTCCGGCTGTGGAAAATCCACTTTGCTCAAAATCATCGCGGGGTTAACTTTCCCTACAACCGGGGCTGTTTTCCTAAACAGCAAGCAGGTTACAGGCCCGGGGCGGGACCGGGGAATGGTCTTTCAATCATATACCCTTTTCCCCTGGCTCACGGTGCGCCAGAATATCGAATTTGGTCTCAAGCTCCAGGGCTTCCCCAACGGCGAAAGGGAAGCAGTAGTGACCCGTTACCTGCACCTCATCGGCCTTACAGGGTTTGAAGATGCCTATCCTAAAAGCCTTTCCGGGGGAATGAAGCAGCGGGTTGCCATTGCGAGGGCGCTTGCGACAGATCCCGAAGTGCTTTTGATGGACGAACCCTTCGGTGCCCTGGATGCGCAAACAAGGGCTTTGATGCAGGAGCTGCTGGTTCAGATTTGGGAGGAAACGAAAAAGACGATTATTTTCGTTACCCACGATGTCGAAGAGGGAATTTTTCTCGGAGATACCCTTTATGTGATGACGGCACGCCCCGGTCGCTTTAAGGCCAAAATCTCGATTCCCCTCCAGCGCCCCCGCCGTTATGAGGTGAGATCAAGCAGGCATTTTTTGGATTTAAAGCAGGAGGTGCTGGCGCTGATCCGGGAAGAGAGCCTGCGTGCCCTCGAAATGCGGGAACTTAAGGAATAG
- a CDS encoding ABC transporter permease — protein sequence MAGKTDFFKLRAEIPPLVYLAFSAGAFVLLGTGWAFFTYSGLVSPLFLPSPGDVLRSAVYLFKEAHFLYDIAVSTFRIMVGFFLAALVGVPLGILMGSLRIAEAFFEPVVGFIRYMPASAFIPLLILWVGIGDLQKILLIFIGTFFQLVLMVMDVAKNVPQELLDVSYTLGAKRWEVFRWVFLPASLPGILDTLRICCGWAWTYVIVAELVAAMSGVGYRIMTAQRLLQTPEIIVGILTIGVLGLVIDLLFKVLYRRLFAHWL from the coding sequence GTGGCCGGAAAGACCGATTTTTTCAAACTAAGGGCCGAGATTCCGCCCTTAGTATACCTTGCCTTTAGTGCCGGGGCTTTTGTTCTCCTTGGTACAGGGTGGGCTTTTTTTACTTACAGCGGATTGGTGTCACCCCTTTTTCTTCCCTCCCCCGGAGATGTTTTACGGTCAGCGGTTTATCTTTTTAAGGAAGCCCACTTTCTGTACGATATTGCTGTGAGTACCTTCCGGATTATGGTTGGCTTTTTTCTTGCGGCTCTGGTAGGGGTGCCCCTGGGCATTTTAATGGGGAGTTTGCGGATCGCAGAGGCTTTTTTCGAGCCGGTGGTCGGGTTTATCCGGTACATGCCGGCCTCTGCTTTTATCCCCCTTTTAATTCTCTGGGTCGGGATCGGGGACCTTCAGAAGATCTTGCTGATTTTTATCGGCACCTTTTTCCAGCTTGTTTTAATGGTAATGGATGTTGCGAAGAACGTACCCCAGGAGCTGCTGGATGTATCTTATACCCTGGGAGCGAAGCGCTGGGAGGTTTTCCGCTGGGTTTTCCTTCCCGCCTCGCTGCCGGGGATTCTGGATACTTTGCGCATTTGCTGCGGTTGGGCGTGGACGTATGTCATTGTTGCAGAGCTGGTTGCTGCCATGTCGGGGGTGGGGTACCGGATTATGACGGCCCAGCGGCTTTTACAAACTCCCGAAATCATCGTGGGAATCCTCACCATTGGGGTTTTAGGCCTTGTGATTGATTTGCTGTTTAAGGTGCTTTACCGGCGGCTTTTTGCCCACTGGCTTTAA
- a CDS encoding ABC transporter substrate-binding protein — protein sequence MVKKTAFIRLLGAALILTLLFAGAGCAKTTTGEKELTRVRLTMTTWSGYGPLFLARDKGFFEKHGLDVDLVIIDGLSERKQALAGNQVDGIATTLNIESQFVASGIPLVSIWALDDSYGGDGILVKEGINKLEDLKGKTVAYDYGTASHIFLMTVLQRVGMTEQDIQPIQMTAGDAGAAFVAGRVDAAVTWEPWLSKAVKEGKGKILIDSRETPGLIVDTVALKKDFAGAHPEAVQAMVDALAEAMEYWKEHPDESNRIMAAGLKAKPEEFESDLKSIRLYDLAQNKILFGSPEEPGPLYETQKQCIEFYYQNNVIKEKPDHREMIDPECVRKASV from the coding sequence ATGGTGAAAAAGACGGCTTTTATCAGGCTGCTTGGTGCAGCCCTCATTTTGACCCTGCTCTTTGCTGGAGCCGGGTGTGCAAAAACAACGACAGGGGAAAAAGAGCTCACCAGGGTGCGTTTAACGATGACGACCTGGAGCGGCTATGGCCCCCTGTTTCTGGCCCGCGATAAAGGCTTTTTTGAGAAACACGGGCTCGACGTGGATTTAGTGATCATCGACGGGCTGTCCGAAAGAAAGCAGGCCCTTGCCGGGAATCAGGTCGACGGGATTGCAACAACCCTCAATATCGAGTCCCAGTTCGTGGCGAGCGGAATACCCCTCGTTTCTATCTGGGCGCTTGATGATTCTTACGGAGGGGACGGCATCCTCGTTAAAGAAGGGATCAATAAACTGGAAGACCTGAAGGGAAAAACCGTTGCTTATGACTACGGTACCGCCTCCCACATCTTCTTAATGACCGTGCTTCAGCGGGTTGGGATGACGGAGCAGGACATTCAACCAATCCAAATGACGGCAGGAGATGCGGGTGCCGCCTTTGTCGCCGGCCGGGTGGACGCGGCGGTTACCTGGGAGCCCTGGTTGAGCAAGGCGGTAAAAGAAGGCAAGGGAAAAATTTTGATCGATTCCAGGGAAACGCCGGGTTTGATTGTAGATACCGTTGCCCTCAAGAAAGATTTTGCCGGGGCACACCCGGAGGCAGTGCAGGCGATGGTAGATGCCCTTGCCGAAGCGATGGAATACTGGAAAGAACATCCCGATGAAAGCAATCGCATCATGGCCGCAGGCTTAAAAGCAAAACCGGAGGAGTTTGAAAGTGATCTGAAATCAATCCGCCTCTACGACCTTGCGCAGAATAAGATCCTCTTTGGTTCTCCTGAAGAGCCGGGTCCTCTGTATGAAACTCAAAAACAGTGTATCGAATTTTACTACCAGAATAATGTTATTAAGGAGAAACCCGACCATCGGGAAATGATCGATCCGGAGTGTGTCAGGAAAGCTTCGGTATAG
- a CDS encoding iron-containing alcohol dehydrogenase family protein, whose translation MKKVNLRTIEAGPGRYVRGEGILLEAGTLLQKLGPRTLIAGGRRALAAAGATLQKSLDGAGISVPDPVWFGGECHEGNIRSLAAVAGKVKASFLIGVGGGKALDTAKAAAYHAGIPVVTVPTIAATCAATTGISILYTQEGEYLGISRASQAPAFVLCDLGVIGQAPDRYLRAGIGDTAAKWYEFDAAYRKLKKEAQSPDVALTAAWKLSGLCFEVLCAHAEGALAAAREHEVTADLANVVDAVIFLAGMVSEFAGDQVRSAAAHAIYGGLTLLPATRASLHGEVVAFAVLVQLIMEEKPRAELEAYVDFCLSAGLPTTFSELGLGEINSAELRLVAEQAASLAGMENMPFPVTPELVERALWRAWHWKREFRGGGERTRED comes from the coding sequence ATGAAAAAGGTAAATTTACGTACGATTGAAGCAGGACCCGGGCGCTACGTGCGGGGGGAGGGGATTCTCCTGGAGGCCGGCACTCTGTTACAGAAGCTTGGGCCGAGGACCCTGATCGCGGGGGGAAGGCGGGCTCTTGCCGCCGCCGGGGCCACCCTTCAGAAATCGCTGGATGGGGCAGGGATCTCCGTACCCGACCCCGTTTGGTTCGGCGGGGAGTGCCATGAAGGAAATATCAGGAGCCTTGCTGCGGTGGCAGGCAAGGTAAAGGCGTCATTTCTGATCGGGGTAGGCGGGGGGAAGGCGCTGGATACCGCGAAAGCGGCCGCTTATCACGCCGGGATTCCCGTTGTGACTGTACCGACAATTGCCGCAACCTGTGCGGCGACGACGGGAATTTCAATTCTTTATACGCAGGAGGGAGAGTACTTGGGAATTTCCCGCGCCTCTCAAGCTCCTGCTTTTGTTCTGTGCGATTTAGGCGTAATCGGACAGGCCCCCGACCGCTATCTCCGGGCCGGAATCGGGGATACCGCAGCAAAGTGGTACGAATTCGACGCCGCCTACCGGAAGCTGAAAAAGGAAGCCCAATCACCCGATGTTGCCCTCACCGCGGCATGGAAGCTTTCCGGGCTTTGCTTTGAAGTCCTGTGTGCCCATGCAGAGGGCGCCCTCGCGGCGGCACGTGAGCACGAGGTTACGGCCGACCTTGCAAATGTTGTGGATGCGGTAATTTTCCTGGCCGGAATGGTCAGTGAGTTTGCGGGAGACCAGGTGCGCAGCGCGGCTGCCCACGCCATTTACGGCGGGCTGACTTTGCTCCCGGCGACGCGCGCCTCCCTGCACGGGGAAGTCGTTGCCTTTGCCGTTTTAGTTCAGCTGATCATGGAGGAAAAGCCCCGCGCCGAGCTGGAGGCCTACGTAGATTTTTGCCTGAGTGCGGGCCTGCCCACCACTTTTTCAGAGCTCGGGCTGGGCGAAATAAACAGTGCCGAACTCCGCCTGGTTGCTGAACAGGCTGCCTCTCTGGCCGGGATGGAAAATATGCCTTTTCCGGTTACTCCCGAACTTGTGGAAAGGGCCCTCTGGAGGGCCTGGCATTGGAAAAGGGAATTCCGGGGGGGTGGCGAGAGGACTAGAGAGGACTAA